The DNA window GTCGCCGGGTCGATGTCGATGACGTTTACGGCACGGTCGCCCCCACCAACCGACGCCCCTGTGATGGCACTCACCGCCGGACTTTTCTTCGCCAGCGCCTTGTGCCACTCTTTCAGGTCGGGGTACCATTTTTTGTTGGAACCCAGCACATACAGCGTTTTTTCGTAGGCTCCTTTTGGGTTAATCAGCGACACCACCACGTAGGCCCCTTCGCCCATGTAGTTTGTCATCTGAATCATGCATTTATACTTGGCCGTCTGCTGCGCCTGTGTATTCGCAGGGTTCGCAAAAGCCAGCACAAGCGCCAGCAGACCAATTTTGGGCAAAAACGACATAGTTATTTCAGGAAAGTAAGCGATACATTACCCTTCGACAGCGACTCATTTTCCGAGGCCAGGTCGTAAGCAGTTTCTTTAAAATTGGTCGAAATATCTTTCTTCGCCCCGATCGAC is part of the Spirosoma rhododendri genome and encodes:
- a CDS encoding DUF2271 domain-containing protein, coding for MSFLPKIGLLALVLAFANPANTQAQQTAKYKCMIQMTNYMGEGAYVVVSLINPKGAYEKTLYVLGSNKKWYPDLKEWHKALAKKSPAVSAITGASVGGGDRAVNVIDIDPATIGKNYKIRFESAVEDKEYYVKDLEIPLTTEALSAKSEGTGYIRYVRFSPSAAN